In Glandiceps talaboti chromosome 6, keGlaTala1.1, whole genome shotgun sequence, one DNA window encodes the following:
- the LOC144436153 gene encoding rapamycin-insensitive companion of mTOR-like, with translation MYRGRHSSRRTRGRHDSGDSDVPIDLSRDPHDNVTEILVNIVKTFGVSRGRKLGHLNNFVKILRHVEPETNLGYHLPELICCLRLALLHEAKEVRAGGLRALRYLLLDEEVLKIMLKFHIDVLVARCLDISQSNEIERVQALRFMRKIITVCPSAFPQSLAKSLIAVGNDGGQERDRLLRACMETLCELAIKNVELVSQCGGISTILHNILDNQLERTNESLVFTILYLLNQPQTRKYIRSNVDLEKILAPYTDIHYKHTYQIADSQLHEDKEVRWAASRMAIVSLFRSWPGMIRLCRPDASGLQSFLGVLSIPNEETRRGVMDVLFDIFRLPTPVWTKDFNLALLSSDPSQMQLSWKLSYGFVCEEAKFILPHRAMTRTNLVENHLALILHAFICAELFESLVEVVTTGEEELSIRATLLLGELLHLANTILPHECGHHSHCLPTLMTIAASFDIPATERVRASIAISRLNRYHEMKKRGPVPCSLFLDQILKYTKAYETDSPKSEKLIKEKLIHAIYKDSDDPVGQALKDTKVLFTKANFEWDWDLITAVLKWPTSSLRKLEDAANLRFVRRLVHFFKPSTDLYSSIELTKPGAQKYSVAGIQLVEFLLTCDEEGEKLMTELIHEIVDYLLEVIAGSVTASSIFSSNRVTSTLSQHYFIIIGKMSSSQNGEKILEKTGLFQYLLELCSTQSQEYLTRLIITSLDYTRDSLSRIILSKVLSSASESVRLYATCHMRVLLRAQAPFFNNWGMELLVTQLYDKSRAVAMEAIDIIDEACEVEANLHALVQMRPSLLHMGDKGVLLLIRFLSIPKGFKCLADVNFVTRELEKWKKRFNQKYVTIVESELNEAFTSYEKPAHDMQFNRRSSEHRSRKRDVFVPVHLYGQLAQHKAGADLLDKEDIVPELSRCIRYPDTSPDKIMTLKAALWGLGHVGSSTWGLKLLAQEDEIITDIIRLAEECEVFSVRGTCFYVLGLIAKTKQGTEILSRLGWESIRHNRENVWPVVQEKDVLMDESGSLLLDFPSLSSLHSMSSRTDVESPQPLIGDSFPHGSYSSCGDRQDGSFSPSSTFFLDINERGEHLLAKGADKSQIPVVISTSPKKEKLGFPFFQVETDSRNRSSSNASIRKVLASTKERDFPKDLDMSPTTQIRHGATSPDRRSDNSDSPVGETKQRSNSDSRTLSKDYDKLGKLRSNSSSELKYNTLPKQRTQSFKYRSNSNESSGRGSVGTKSRSESFADTVTSGISSLSSTQSSPPLEPTTESTSSISTINSLQTVKVVHASDVARKQVNLKRTPSFTRRFSTRKSSTLPAGVVAGRGSMVEAHATFTTSRDAQGLAALKSLKRQRADSISEKVERMSLSGFKFVSFSGGLGRSNTYSGRLTSLGEGSQTSLESLESSKKSRSLPHSHPHTTSGTINYIGLCLPVDVNMIFQVDDPPSRTSPLGYHHQGEPFKMLSPVSEKSITSSIDALAAPSATLTQFSLTNAAETLQQQVRERKISRMESGFEVHRLDICLLCTKVRKEGIKISVEEYTGDIGRLRVLSEGDDGAASDTGLESSTGTTPQSSLLKPIIGNILKSPSSNDMTSSSVSSGESTPITRKLTEDSPLGRSLIKKEVLRLVVNLSSSVAMKAQEQGLLNLKERFPLAFQDICLYSEIADLLGTYTFRLSARRFVQELFQDMVFAELYMEARAILPLTDLDVPDMDV, from the exons TTTGAGGCTTGCATTGCTGCATGAGGCTAAGGAAGTGAGGGCTGGAGGCTTACGAGCCCTTCGCTATCTTCTGCTCGATGAAGAGGTTTTAAAAATTATGTTGAAATTTCATATAGATGTACTAGTTGCTAGATGTTTAGATATTTCCCAAAGTAATGAAATTGAAAGAGTACAAGCACTTCGATTTATGAGAAAG ATAATCACTGTTTGTCCATCAGCGTTTCCACAGTCACTGGCCAAATCATTAATAGCAGTGGGCAATGATGGAGGCCAAGAAAGGGATCGCTTGCTGAGAGCTTGTATGGAAACACTCTGTGAACTAG CTATAAAGAACGTAGAGTTAGTCTCCCAGTGTGGTGGCATCAGTACCATATTACACAACATATTAGATAATCAACTAGAGAGAACCAACGAGTCTTTAgtttttacaattttgtatCTACTGAACCAACCTCAGACCAGGAAATATATTAGATCTAATGTTGATTTAGAG aaaATTTTGGCCCCTTATACTGATATCCATTACAAACATACCTACCAGATAGCTGATTCTCAGTTACA TGAGGACAAAGAAGTAAGGTGGGCAGCTAGCAGGATGGCAATCGTGTCATTGTTCCGTTCGTGGCCAG GCATGATAAGACTTTGTCGGCCTGATGCCAGTGGTCTTCAGTCTTTCCTTGGTGTTTTATCAATCCCAAATGAAGAGACTAGG AGAGGTGTGATGGATGTGCTGTTTGATATTTTTCGTCTTCCAACTCCAGTGTGGACCAAAGACTTTAATCTTGCACTTCTCAGTTCAG ACCCATCACAAATGCAGTTATCATGGAAGTTATCATATGGCTTTGTTTGTGAGGAGGCCAAATTTATTTTACCCCATCGAGCCATGACACGCACAAATTTGGTGGAAAACCATCTGGCCTTAATTTTACATGCTTTCATCTGTGCAGAGTTATTTGAG AGTTTGGTAGAAGTTGTTACCACTGGAGAGGAGGAACTGTCAATAAGGGCCACACTACTACTTGGAGAATTGTTACATCTG GCTAATACTATACTACCACATGAATGTGGTCATCATTCACATTGTCTGCCAACATTAATGACCATTGCAGCATCATTTGACATTCCTGCAACTGAAAGAGT TCGAGCTAGCATTGCTATCAGTCGTCTGAATCGCTATCACGAGATGAAGAAACGAGGCCCCGTACCATGCAGTCTATTTCttgaccaaatattgaaatatacaaaggCATATGAAACAGATTCACCAAAATCTGAAAAACTCATCAAGGAAAAATTAATACATGCAATTTACAAG gATTCTGATGACCCAGTAGGTCAAGCCTTGAAAGATACCAAGGTTTTATTCACCAAAGCTAATTTTGAGTGGGATTGGGATCTCATTACAGCCGTACTCAag TGGCCAACCTCGTCTCTTAGGAAACTAGAAGATGCTGCAAATCTAAG GTTTGTTAGAAGACTGGTTCATTTCTTTAAACCAAGTACTGATCTGTACAGCTCAATCGAGTTAACCAAGCCAGGTGCACAGAAATATTCTGTTGCTGGCATACAGTTGGTGGAGTTTCTGCTCACATGTGATGAG GAGGGTGAGAAGCTAATGACTGAGTTGATACATGAAATAGTGGACTATTTGTTAGAGGTAATTGCAGGAAGTGTGACAGCTTCATCAATATTCAGTAGTAACAGAGTTACCAGTACGCTGAGTCAGCACTATTTCATCATCATCGGCAAAATGTCAAGCTCTCAGAATGGTGAAAAGATCTTGGAGAAGACTGGTTTGTTCCAATA TTTACTTGAATTGTGTTCAACACAGTCACAAGAATACCTAACTAGGTTGATTATAACTAGTTTGGATTACACCAGAGATAGTCTATCGAGGATTATACTATCGAAAGTACTATCATCGGCATCAGAG AGTGTCAGACTGTATGCTACATGCCATATGAGAGTGTTACTCAGGGCTCAAGCTCCTTTCTTCAATAACTGGGGCATGGAATTATTGGTGACGCAGTTGTACGACAAGAGTAGAGCTGTTGCCATGGAAGCCATTGACATCATAGATGAGGCTTGTGAGGTGGAGGCCAATTTACATGCTCTGGTTCAGATGAGGCCATCATTATTACACATGGGGGATAAAGGGGTTCTTTTACTTATCAG GTTTCTTTCCATTCCAAAGGGTTTTAAGTGCCTTGCTGATGTCAACTTTGTGACTCGTGAACTAGAGAAATGGAAGAAGAGGTTTAACCAGAAATATGTCACCATTGTTGAATCAGAACTCAATGAAGCATTTACATCATATGAGAAGCCAGCCCACGATATGCAGTTCAATCGCCGATCCTCAGAACACAGGTCACGTAAACGTGACGTCTTTGTGCCTGTACATTTATATGGACAACTTGCTCAACACAAGGCTGGGGCTGACTTACTGGATAAGGAA GATATTGTTCCTGAATTGAGTCGGTGTATAAGGTATCCTGATACAAGTCCTGACAAGATAATGACTTTGAAAGCAGCTTTATGGGGATTA GGTCATGTTGGCAGCTCAACATGGGGGCTTAAACTACTGGCCCAGGAAGATGAAATTATTACAGACATCATAAGATTAGCTGAAGAATGTGAAGTATTCTCTGTTCGTGG GACTTGTTTCTATGTGTTAGGCCTTATTGCAAAGACCAAGCAAGGTACTGAGATCTTGAGTCGACTTGGCTGGGAGAGCATTCGACATAACCGGGAAAATGTGTGGCCTGTTGTGCAAGAGAAGGATGTTCTCATGGATGAATCAGGAAGCCTTCTGTTGGATTTTCCGTCACTATCAAGTCTCCATAGTATGAGTAGTCGGACAGATGTGGAAAGTCCACAACCCTTAATAGGAGACTCTTTTCCTCATGGTTCATATTCATCCTGTGGGGATAGACAAGACGGCAGTTTCAGTCCAAGTAGTACATTTTTCTTGGACATCAATGAGAGAGGTGAACATTTGCTTGCAAAAGGAGCTGACAAATCTCAAATACCAGTCGTCATAAGTACTTCTCCTAAGAAAGAAAAACTTGGTTTTCCATTCTTTCAAGTAGAAACAGACAGCAGGAATAGGAGCAGTAGTAATGCGAGCATACGAAAAGTACTGGCAAGCACTAAGGAACGGGATTTTCCGAAGGATTTGGACATGAGTCCAACAACTCAGATTCGGCATGGAGCAACCTCTCCCGATAGAAGGAGTGACAATTCAGACAGTCCAGTGGGTGAAACGAAACAAAGAAGTAACAGTGATAGTCGAACATTGTCAAAAGACTATGATAAACTTGGTAAACTTCGTAGCAATAGTAGTTCTGAACttaaatacaatacattaccgaAGCAAAGAACTCAAAGTTTCAAGTATCGTAGTAATAGTAACGAGAGTAGCGGGAGAGGTAGTGTTGGCACGAAAAGTCGAAGTGAAAGCTTTGCTGATACGGTAACTAGTGGTATAAGTTCTCTCAGTTCAACTCAGTCAAGTCCACCACTTGAACCCACTACTGAAAGTACTTCCAGTATTAGTACTATTAACAGTTTACAAACTGTGAAAGTTGTACATGCCTCGGACGTTGCGAGGAAGCAGGTGAATTTGAAACGCACACCTAGTTTTACAAGACGATTCTCCACAAGGAAGTCTTCCACACTTCCAGCTGGAGTTGTGGCAGGACGGGGCTCAATGGTCGAAGCACATGCTACATTTACAACCTCGCGGGATGCCCAAGGATTAGCTGCTTTGAAGTCTCTGAAACGACAGAGAGCAGATAGTATCAGTGAGAAGGTTGAGAGAATGTCGCTGTCTGGATTCAAGTTTGTGTCATTTTCTGGGGGACTTGGCAGAAGTAATACATATTCAGGAAGATTAACGTCACTTGG AGAGGGAAGTCAAACATCTCTAGAGAGTCTTGAAAGTTCTAAGAAGTCAAGATCACTGCCTCACAGTCATCCTCATACAACATCAGGGACTATCAATTACATAGGATTGTGTTTGCCAGTTGATGTTAATATGATTTTCCAG GTCGATGACCCTCCAAGTCGGACATCTCCACTTGGATACCATCATCAAGGAGAACCTTTCAAGATGCTCTCACCTGTCTCAGAAAAAAGCATAACATCTTCCATTGATGCCCTTGCTGCCCCCTCTGCTACACTGACACAGTTTAGTCTTACCAATGCAGCTGAGACTTTACAACAACAAGTACGGGAGAGAAAGATATCTCGAATGGAGAGTGGCTTTGAAGTTCACAGACTAGATATTTGTTTGCTGTGTACTAAAGTCAGGAAGGAGGGAATCAAAATCTCAGTGGAAGAGTACACAGGGG ATATCGGTAGGTTAAGGGTGCTAAGTGAAGGTGATGATGGTGCTGCATCAGACACAGGTCTTGAATCAAGTACAGGGACAACACCCCAGTCTTCACTACTAAAACCAATAATTGGTAACATCCTTAAATCACCAAGCAGCAATGACATGACTTCATCAAGCGTCAGTAGTGGCGAGTCAACTCCAATCACAAGAAAACTGACAGAGGACAGTCCACTCGGGAGGTCTCTGATCAAGAAAGAAGTCCTTCGGCTTGTGGTGAATCTTAGTAGTTCAGTGGCAATGAAAGCACAAGAACAAGGGCTATTGAA TTTAAAGGAAAGATTTCCGTTAGCTTTTCAAGATATCTGCTTGTATAGTGAAATAGCCGATTTACTTGGTACCTACACATTCAGACTGTCAGCTAGAAGATTTGTACAAGAACTCTTCCAAGACATGGTGTTTGCCGAA TTGTATATGGAGGCAAGGGCAATCCTACCATTGACAGACCTAGATGTTCCTGACATGGATGTGTAG